Below is a genomic region from Deltaproteobacteria bacterium.
CCTGTGTTTAACGTGATCAGTGCCAGTTTCAGACCAAGGCCTTCACCCCAAAGGATATTTTCTCGAGGGACCTTGACGTTTTTGAAACGGATCAAGCCATTCTGGATCGCCCTGAGTCCCATGAATTGACAACGGTGAACAACCTCAATCCCTGGAGAATTCGCCTCGACAATAAAGGCTGTGATCTGCTTCTTTTCTTTTCCATTAACGAATTTTGATGGGGTTTTCGCCATGACGATAATAAGGCTGGCGACAGGTCCATTGGTGCACCAGAGTTTTTCACCATTAAGAGTAAAATATTTTCCATCCTCCGTCGGGGTTGCTGTCGTTGCCATTTGAGCAGGGTCTGAGCCGACCCCTGGTTCTGTCAGGGCAAATGCAGAGATTTCTTTCACAAGCCTTGGAAGAAATTTCTTTTTTTGTTCAGGCGTTCCGAAGAGTTTTAAGGGTTGTGGGACACCGATTGATTGATGGGCAGAGAGCCAGACGGCGACAGATCCACAATAACTGGTGACGAGTTGAACAACACGATTGTAGTTGACCTGTGACAGACCAAGGCCACCGTATTCTTTTGGGATCTTCATCCCAAAACAGCCGAGCTCGATGAGGCCTTTGATAACAGCCTGCGGGATCTCGCCTGTTCTGTCGTGAAGTTCAGGATCGACATTTTTCTTTAAAAACTCTTCAACCTTTTTGAGGTATTCATCCCCAATTTTTTTGTCCTCGGCGGTTTGTTGCGGGTAGGGGGCAATCAGGTCGGTTCGGAGACGACCCATAAAAAGCTCACCCACAAAACTCGGATGAACCCACTTTTCCTCACGGGCCGCTTCAGCGATCTCCATGACTTCCTTGGCAGCTTCCTTTTCCTTTTGGGTAATTGTATCTTGGGCCATAGGACCTCCTCTTAGTTGGGTATCCTTTGTAACTCCCTCTAGGCTAAATCTATATGACGCACAGCGCAAGTGAAAAATGAATGGCGATTCAGTTGATATTTTCGAAATATTTTAGTCGTCGAATGCCGCTTCAATATCGCGTGCCCCATGCATGATAAGATACGAATTATTTGGATCACTTCTTTAGCAACTATTTCTCCGCCAATACGATCACACGACTGTTCTGTAACAAGGAGGATGTCTATGCCACCATTGTCCCAATTGGTTCGACCTCTCATTGCCGGTGTGGGTTGTTTTGCGTTATTGTCTTATTGTCGTGAGATAGGAACGGAGGTTCCCCCCTGGGTTCTTGGTATTCATTGGGATGAGGGACCCTTTAGTCCGGATGGTGTTGACAGGGCCCTTGAGGGGCACGATGAAAGCGAAAAACAGATAGCAAAAGTCCACATTGCGAAGAGTTCGAGCTATCACTGTAGTGCTCGCGTCTACGCGGCTGCGGGAATTGAAAACCAGGCCGTTCGAGACCGTCTCCTTGCCATTGCGACCAAGGCTTGCTCGTCATGGACGATGTTTGAAGAGGGTACTAGCAGAATGTCACCCCCTGCTAGAGATGTTTTTCTTCAAGAGCATGCACAAGACAGAGGCCTTTCTCTCTGCGTACGACGCAGACATGCGAACGCAATTGGTGATGGTCGTATGCGGGAAGCGGCGCTAAGTACCATCGTTGATGAAAAAGGCCAGGTGCCTGACTGCACAACACGGGATAGTGACTAAAGATATTAAAAACGTGAACCAAAGTTATTGAATCACCAAAGCTATACGCTTTTTTAGGAACCTTTCTTTACGACAAAATTAGATGTTGTTATTTCCTTCGGTATTACGCCCGGTTCTCCGATTTTATAAAAGGCAATTCAATCAAAGTTATTGATCTGATAGGCTCAAATAGATTAATTTAGTTTTTTCCGGGGCGTAGCTCAGTCTGGTAGAGCGCTAGCTTTGGGAGCTAGATGTCGCTGGTTCGAATCCAGTCGCCCCGACAATTCCCACCTGGGTCTCAGGATGGACATCGCACTTGACACTTTGACCTGCTTGCGGTTGTTTTGCAGTCTAGGAGGAGATGACTATGGGAGAATTTATCAAAGCGATCAACAAGTCGGATGTCCCCGCTAATGAGGGACGTGTGATTGAGGTGAAGGGGAAACAGATCGCCCTCTTCAATGTCGAGGGAAAAATCTGTGCGATTGACAATATCTGTGTCCATCGTGGTGGTCCACTGGGTGAGGGAAGTCTCGATGGGACTATCGTGACCTGCCCGTGGCATGGTTGGCAGTACGATGTGACAACAGGGGTGTCACCGGTGAATCCGGCAGCAAAAGTGCAGACTTTTCCGTGCAAGGTGGAAGGGAACGACATTCTCGTAGAGGTCTAATCGACACTCGAAATGTCTTCTTAATTTCCTTCGCTCTTATCCAGGTTTCCGCTCCAGAGATACTCTCGAGTTGTCTTGACGATAACGCCGCTGAGCAAGACAAGTGAGATCAGGTTCGGGATCGCCATCAGCCCATTTGCGATATCGGCAAACGACCAGACCATCGGGAGTGTTGCCACAGAGCCAAGAAGAACGGCGAGGACCCATAGATAGCGGTATGGTTTAATGACTTTTGTGCCGAAAAGATATTCGGCCGCCTTTTCACCATAGTAGGACCAACCCAAGATGGTTGAGAAGACGAAGGTGAGGAGTCCAACAGTCAAAACAAGTGGACCAACGACGGGGATATGACTAAAGGCCGACTGTGTGAGCGCTGCCCCTTTCAGTCCACTGGCCCAATCGCCAGAGCTGACGACAACAAGACCGGTAAAGGCACAAACCACCACCGTATCCCAGAAGGTCCCGGTGGAAGAGACAAGCGCCTGTCGGACCGGGTTTTTCGTTTGCGCTGCTGCCGCAACAATCGGTGCTGAGCCGAGTCCTGATTCATTCGAAAAAAGACCCCGCGCCACTCCATAACGGATCGCTTCCTTCATTCCAGCCCCCAAGAAGCCACCAATGGCTGCCTGACCCGTGAAAGCACTAGAAACAATAAGGCGAACTGTTTCCGGAAGCAGCGAAGCATTTTTGATGAGAATAAAAATGCAACCAGCGACGTAGAAAATTGCCATAAAAGGAACCAAGGCCTCGCAGGCCCGGGCGATCGACTTAATCCCGCCGAGGATCACGACGGCGGTCAGGATGGCCATCACAATTCCAGAGATCCAGGGAGAGACATGAAAGGTCTCGTGGAGCATGCTCGAGATCGAATTTGCCTGGACCATATTGCCGATTCCGAAGGCAGCAACCGACGTGAAAATGGCAAAGAGAGTTCCGAGCCATTTGGCCTTTAACCCTCTTTCGAGTGCATACATCGGACCACCACACATCTGTCCTTTTTCATCGAGAACGCGGTATTTAACCGCCAGAAGTGCTTCGCCATATTTCGTGGCGATCCCAAAAACGCCGGTGAGCCACATCCAGAGGACCGCTCCGGGTCCGCCTGAGGCAACCGCTGTCGCGACACCGACAATATTCCCGGTGCCGATCGTCGCCGCAAGGGCGGTGGTTAAGGCACCAAATTGACTAACATCTCCTGCCCCTTCTTTGTCTCGACTTATCGAAAGCTTGATTGCCTTCCAGAGATGACGCTGGATAAAACGAAGTCTTACCGTCAGGAAAAGATGGGTTCCGACAAGCAAAATGAGAAGGGGTGGTCCCCAGACCCAGTTGCTCAGGTCGTTTAGAAATTTCTCAAGATTCTGGAGAAATTCAGCCATCCCCCCCTCGGGTTTGTTGATTCATCCGTATATTTCCCGCTTGCAGGAGGCAAGGAGAATGTTAATCAGTTTTCGATGAGATTCATTGCCGTCTTTTTTTCTCTAGGCTCTCTCCTCTGTCTCTGTCTGACGATGGCGGCCGGACTCAAATCGGCCCATCAGCAAGAATTTTATATGTCCCATCTCTACTGGGCCTTTGCCTCGATCGCCCTTGTGGCCGTTACCTTGACCCTCTGTCTGCTATTTATTTTCAAGATGCATGGAATTATTCATGAGCTGATGAAAAAACTGGATGAAATGGAGACCTATTCGTCATGAATCTCGTCTTAAATTACCTCCATATTTTTGGGGTTGTTTTGAGTTTAGGCAGCGGCTTTTTTTTTATTTTCATATTTCCGGCTGCCCTGAATTCGATTTCTGATAGCGGTCAGAGGGTTCAGGTTTTTGCCGCCTCCCTTCGTCTTTTTCACCCCCTTTTTCTTTTGGGGCTCTGTCTCACCTTTATGAGTGGGGCGATTCATCTGACTCATTTTAAAATCCAGTTTGGGACCGAGTATTTCAATAAATTTGGTGGTCTCCTGATCTGGAAATTTGCGCTGACCCTCCTGATTTTTTTGATTGCCGGAATGCAGTGTTTTGGGATGGGACTCAAGCTGACGCGGATGGCGTCTGGTGTGATTCAGGGGGATCTGGCAACGCAAGAGCGCTATGCGAGAAAGATCAAGACAGCCCAAACATTAAATCTTATCCTTCTTGCCGTAACCATTTGGTTTGGGATCAAACTGGGAGCCCTCACATGATCTACATCCAACAACTCGAAGTCGGGATGATGAAAAATTTCAACTATCTCATTGGAGATCCAGAGACGAAGGAGTGTGCCTATGTCGATCCCGCATGGGAGGTCGATCGCCTTTTGGGCTTGGCAAAAAAAGATGGTTATCAGGTGAGAAAGATCCTTCTGACACATCGCCACTTTGATCATGTGGAGGGGGTTGAGAAGGTTGTCGAACAGACAGGGGCAGAAATTTTTATTAATCATCTGGATCAAGAAGCGGTCAAAAAGAGCCAGGGGAAAAAGATCCTCCTGACAGCGGGGAAGGAGTTCCCGATTGGAAAACTAAAAGTTGTTGCTATTCATACGCCAGGGCATACCCCCGGCTCAACCTGTTATCTTGTTGAGGATCTCTATCTTTTTACTGGGGATACCCTGTTTCAGGGGAACTGCGGTCGCTGTGATCTGCCTGGAGGGGATTCGAGGGAGCTTTTTCAAAGTCTCCAGAAGTTAAAAGGGCTCGATCCGACGATCAAGGTTTATCCGGGGCATGATTATGGGACAAAACCGGTCACGACGATCGACTATGAGAGGGGACATAATCCGACGATGCGTGCGGATTACTTTCAAGCCTTTGAAGAAATACCTTGAAAATACTCCTTCGACTTCACGACATCCGGCTTGATTTTCTTGCTTCCCGGTTTCCAATTGGCCGGGCAGACCTCACCGGTCTTGTCGACCTCCTGAATCGCTGCGAGGACTCGAAGGACCTCATCGGTGTTGCGTCCGATTCCTAGGTCGTGAACACACTTATAACGAAGCTTGCCGTTATTATCGATGATAAAGACGCCGCGGAGAGCGATTCCTGCATCAAGCAGAACCTCATAGTCACGGCTGATTTGTTTCGAGAGATCGGCAAGTAATGGGAAATTCAGTCTCTCGAGTCCCCCTTCTTTTCGAGGGGTCTTGATCCAGGCGAGGTGCGAAAACTTGCTATCGACAGAGACACCGAGGACCTCGGCACCGAGCTCCTTGAATTTCCCGTAGTTATCGGAGAAGGCGGTGATCTCCGTCGGGCAGACGAAGGTGAAGTCGAGGGGGTAGAAAAAAAGCACCACCCACTTCCCTTTATAATCGAACAGATTGACCTTCTTGAACTCCTCCACGACAACGGCATCTGCCGAGAAGTCTGGGGCTGGCTGACCGATTTGTAACATAAAGCCTCCTTATAAGTGAAAGTTGAGGAGCCTCTATATCCTACAGAATCCCTCGTAGTCAATGAGCTCTTTGATCGTCGGATTCTCCCCGCAGACCGGACAGGCGGGATCACGTCTGACCTTCATCTCGCGGAATTTTTGTGAAAGGGCGTCGTACATTAACAAGCGACCGACGAGTGATTCCCCCTTACCCAAGACGAGCTTGATCGCCTCGACCGCCTGAATAGAGCCAATGATCCCTGGCAGGACCCCAAGGACACCCGCTTCGGCGCATGAGGGGGCCATTTCAGGGGGTGGGGGTAATGGATAGAGACAACGATAACAAGGCCCTTTGCCAGGATGAAAAATAGTCACTTGTCCCTCGAATCGAAAAATACTTCCATCGACCATCGGTTTTTTCGAAAGGACGCAGGCGTCATTCAAGAGATAGCGTGTTGGAAAATTATCACAGCCGTTCACGATAACATCGTATTCCTTGATAATCTCCATGACATTGTCGCGATTCAACTTCACGGCGTGTGTGATGACCTTGACCTGTGAATTGATTCCGGCGATCGCCCGACGGGCCGATTCGGTCTTCGGCGTACCAACATCCATTTCACGGTGCAGGATCTGACGCTGAAGATTTGTGAGATCGACCTGATCGAAGTCGACAATACCCAGTGTCCCGACTCCTGCGGCGGCGAGGTAGATCGCTGTGGGGCATCCGAGTCCTCCCGCTCCGATAAGAAGGATCTTCGCCTCAAGCAACTTCATTTGCCCTTCTTCCCCGACCTCGGGCAAGGTCAGATGACGCGAGTATCGGGTCATCTGGTCCTGATTCAGCATCTTCTTTGTCTCGATCGGGAGCCCGGCATTTTTCCAGCCATTGAAGCCACCGATCATCGACGAAACCTTTTTGTAACCTAATTGCCCAAGTGACTTAGCGGCAAGGGCCGATCGAATCCCTCCGGCGCAGTAACAGACGACCTCGCTCTCTTTATCTGGTACCTCGTCCTCGATCTCCAGTTCGAGGAAACCGCGCGCGATTGTCTTGGCCCCAGGGACGATCCCTCCCTGCCACTCCTCAGGTTCACGGACGTCGATCAGGACGGTCTTCGGATTCTTTTTGGCAAGCTCCTCTACCTCTTTTGGTTGGAGCTCACGGATCTCTTTTTTGACCTGTTTTAAGAGGTCACTGAAGGTTGTCATCGTGCCACCAGACTACGGAAACTTGGGCGAGGTGTCAAATTTCAAAACGAGGTCCTAAAATAGGGGGTCTCGAAGATCTCTTCGAGGAGTGCAAAGATTCGATCACGGAGGTCTGGGTGTTCTTCGGCGGCGTCAATTAATTTATGTGAGGCCTTGCTCATCGCCTCAACAGTGACAATAGAAATACCCTTTCTTGCTAGTAATTGGGTTTCTGAAACTAGGATTTCCGTTTCAGTCGGAAGGTCGAGGCCACCCTGAATAGACAATAACCGACGAGCCTCTTCGCTTAAGGTGAAGCGACCACCCGGGAGGATCGGGACATGATGGTAGCCACCAGGACCGCTATGCCAGGCCTTTGTAATAACGACCAGTTTACGATATTCCTCAAGGGCCCTTGGATTATTAATACGATAGGTTCCTTGCTCGACCATTCCGGTAATCGCTCCCTTGCTGAAGGTCAGGAAGTGTTCAAATCGCCCTGCATCGAGTTCAATGGTCCATCCTTCAAAACTAACAGTCACTCTTCGGAGGAGCAGATCACCGCTCCAATCAACCTCATCCAAACTTCGTAAAGCTGTGGCGTCTTGGAGAAGTCGGTCGGGGGCTCTTTCACCGACGCCCACGACAATCCTCCCCTCTGGTCTCGGTCCGAGGGCGCCGGCAAACGTTCCCCCATCAGCTCCGACGTCTGGCACGACGACCCTCGCGGCTCCTCCAGGGGCTGCCCGAACTGTTGGTGCCCTCCCAATAATCAATCGTCCATCCGTTGAATCTACATGGACGGTAACACTCGGTTCCTGAGCTGCTGCTGTGCGAGCGAGGCGAACGGTTGCCTCGTCAGGGACGGAGGCCCTTGCGGGACCTCTGCTACGAAGTAACGCCCCATCTGAAACCCACGGTGGCTCACGAGCACCCACTGCCGTTCCGTGATCAACAATCTCTTCTACCGCAGGGCGTAGGCCTCGAATCCTACTCCACCTGAGTAGTCCAAGCGTTACCAGGAGGAGCGCACCGACAACGATCGCGTGGTTATCCACGAAGAAATTTCCGACGAGTTGCGACCAACTTGGGGGTTCTGAATAAACGGGCGTTGCTTCGGCAGAAACGGCGCCAGCGGCTCGGGACGCATCGACCTCCGTGATAGATCCGCCATCATTCCCGATACCACCGTCTGGGGCATTCACTCCACCATCCGGAACGGAGCTTCCCTCTTCAACGAGGTGACATTTTTGATACAGACCGGAGAGGGTCAGCGCAAATCTTCGGAGATTTCTGGAATCCCCTGAAGCCCACCTCCCATCCCAAGGGATCCCATCAACATACCCCTCTTTTTCCTTGATGAAGCGCCTGAATTTGTGACCTGAAAATCTCCCATCCAGTGAACCATCGCGTTTATCAATCGCTACGAGGAGGCCATAGTATTTCGTGAGTGTGCTACCGGATAGAAACTGTTCTAACGGGTGTTGGTCGATTGAGGTCTCTGACGGGGCATAGGTGATCGGGTCGTCACTGTCTGGGATCTCGGTGGCGATTCTTAGGTTATACCGAGGATCTTGCCGTCGTTTGTCATCGATCTCGAAAAGGTCGAGGGTTGGGTCGATGAAATCAGGGAGTTGGCAGATGATACCCATAGTTTCATCACCATCGCTTAGGCTCGGGTCCCACCCTTCCTGTGTGAACTTCGATAAAAGGGCCTGTGGTGATCCCTTCTCCCTCAGGCAGATCAGGAAATTCCCATTCTACGGTGGTTTCACCGGTATGGTAGACCGCCTCTCCCGGATCGTTTTTTGCCTCCTCCGCCAGCTTTGAGACCTGGCCATGGAGGATCTCTAATTTCAGGACGGCATACCTTAAGGCATCAGCATCGATATCTTTAATCGCCTTTTCGAATTCCTTCTCCGTCTCCAGAGCTATCCGACGTCTCTCTTGCATTTTGACAAGCAGTGACCGGACATTCACGAATTTAATAACGTCTTGTTCTCGACGTGCCTTCGGGATCAGTGCGGCGACTTCGAGAACCCAATCGGTGATCTGTTTCAAAAGCTTCCGACCCTGCGCGACCTTCGCATCGTAATTGATGACGGTGACGACTGTCCTGTTCGAGAGGTTCGCGATCATTTTTTCGATCGCCTCATGGTTGGAGAGGCCTGGGGTCCTCAAGAATTCACGATAATAAAGGACCGCCCCCCCGATATTTCCCTGGAGTCGAAGGCACTCGGCGATCTTGAAGATGAAAATAGGGTCATTGTAGATAGAGTGACCGTCGGAGAATTTGGTGAGGGCACGATCATAGTGGCCCTCACGGAGGAGCCTTTCTCCCTCGGCAAGGCTCTCCCGTTCTCCCTGCGTACAACTCCCCATGATACATTGGGGGATCTCAACACGTTTCGGCATCATTCTAGAGCGGACCTCTTCGATCTTTGTCCTGAGGAAATCCGGTTCGGCACTGACTTGGGTATCCATGGCTGCATGGGTCAGGATCTCTACGAGAGAAAAATTGGCTGCCTCGACTGGGGGAAGGAGTGTAGAAGATTTCGCTGCCCCTAACACCCGATCCCATTCGTCTGCTGAGACTTGTTTATCTCCCATCAAGGCGAGGCGTGCCTCATTAACGAACTGGGTCTTCCCAACGATGATTTGACTCAGGCCTTTATCGGTCAGTTCGGTGAATCGCTGAACCACTTCGCGATCATAGGTCCTCGTAAGATCCTGACATCCTTCTTCGAGGACCGCTGTGAGTTCGGGAAAGCCTTTTGCCTCATCCTCTCTGAGCGCCTCCTCCATCCCTTGGAGCTCTGTGAGGGATACATTTTGATCGTCCTGAAGGGCCTGTTGAAATTTTTGGCGGATGTCGGTCATTAGGTTTTTCTCAATAAGGTTATCGTTTCCAGAAAAGCTTGACTTGTTGGGGGGCAGTACTTCCAGAGGGTTCAAATCGCCATTGTCTGATCATACTATAAATTCTCTCCTCCACGATCTGGCGCCCATTGGAGATACCCCCGATTGAGGTCACAATGATTTTACCGATAGTGCCATCAGCATTGACCAAAAAGGCGACATCGACACGGCTTGGCGTGCCATCTGCCTCATAACTGTTTATTGCCACCCCAAAGGCATCTTTAACTTTTCCAAGGGACTTATCCGTCGCCTGATACCAATTCGCCCTCTCTTGAGGGTTCTTCACATCATAGGTAGGGGGCGAGGCCCATTCATCAACAACAGGTGCTCGTGGGGCAGCGGCCGCCGCGGCTGCGGCATTCACGGTCACCGTCGCCAAGACGCGTCCCTTGTAAATTATCTGGATCACGTTAGGACCCTGCTGGTTTGGTTTCGCGACGAATCGATGTTCTTTCGATGCGGCCCGTGTGAGACCACCGGCGAAATAGCCGGCGTTATTGTCAATCACCCCACCGACCGAGACCTGAGCGGTCAGAACCGCATCATTATTGGTTCGGATCAGAATTTCAGTCGTTTTCCCGACCTGTCCTTCGACTGTTGTGCCACTGGCTGGTTCAATCAATTTCACGACCTTTGATTCAAGTTCGGGTAATTTAGTATCAATCGTTGCGACCCGACCCTTTGCCTCCGCATGATCCGGCTGTTCGGCAAGCACGGCGACAAAATGCTCACGTGCCTTGGTCAGGTAACCCAACTGGTCTTCGGGTGAGACGTTCATTTGGGCAGCGATCTCATAGTATCGGAATTGGGTCTGGCCATCAGCGAGGTGTTTTTTGGTGGCTGCCGAGAGTTCTCGAGGGGTTGCAGAATCTTCTGCCGCTGACTCACCTCCAGAAATGACTGCAGCAGCGGCCCTTCGGGCTGCCTCTTCAGCCGCCAGAATTTGGGCTAAAGCGGCCTCGATTTGTGTAAGTCTCGCCTCAACCGTTTCAGTTGAAGCGTCTTCGACAGAGTGTTTCCTCTTCTCAGCCGGGATTTTTTCGTAGGCTGCCTTTGCATCCGTCAACCCTCTCTTTTGGATACCAACATCTTGAGCATTTTGTTGAGCAGTTGTGTAGTTGTCCCAACCTGCCTTGCCGCGTCTTAAGTTTAATCTCTCGTCTGCAGTCAGCTCGATGACCGGTGCAGGCGGGGCGTCTGGTGCATTAAAATCAACCATCGCCTCAGCAGCTGGGGCTTCTGCCCGCAGCGCATCTAATTTCTTAGTAACTTCTGTCTTCAACTGTCCCGCTTCCGCGTGATCAGCTTGAATTCCCAGGACGGCATTGAGTTTCGCAAGTGCTTCGGTGTAACGCGCGATCTTGTCATCTTTCTTCGTCCCCCTTCTCTCGGCGGCACTGATCTTGTCTTGTGCCTGTCCCATGAGAGTCCTAATCTGCCGAGCCTTCTCCCTTGCCTCCGCCTCAGCAGCCGCCTTCGCTGCCGCCTCGGCCCGTGCCTGGGCCTTCGCCTCTTCATCGGCTTTGATCGCCGCCTCTGTCTCTGAGATCCCGGTTGTTGCCTGTCCCTTCAGTTCAGCGACATTTTCAATATCAGGGAGTGGAGCGAGAAGCCTCTGTGCCTCCTGATATTTTCCAAGCCTGGTCTGAAGATTCGTTGTTGCTGCCGCTCGACTGAGGAGTCCAAGGGCTCGGTCCCTCTGGGTCGCATCAGCTTTCGAGAGTTTGGGGGGTTCTTCAGCCTGTCTGGCCGCCGCCTCAGCCTGTGCTCTCGCTTCAGCTTCAGCGCGTGCTTGGGCCTCGGCCTGCGCTCTTGCTTCAGCCTCAGCTTTGGCCCGAGTCTCTCCCTCTGCCTTTGCCCTCGCTTCAGCCTCGGCCCTGGCAGTAGCCTCTGTGTCAGTGGGAACTGGTGCCGGTGCAGCTTTTACCTCAGGTGCCGGCACTGGAGCTGGAGCAGGAGGTGGTTCTACTGGGATTGGTGCTGGCACTGGAGCTGGAGCAGGAGGTGGTTCCACTGGGACTGGCGCTGGCATTGGAGCTGGAGCAGGAGGTGGTTCTACTGGGACTGGCGCTGGCGGCGGTGTCGCTGCCGGTTTCTCTGGGAAGAGTGGCTTGCCGAGCATAATTTCAGAAGTATTTGGGAAGCTAAATGTGACTTGGGTGTGTTTCCTTTCGGGGTGTCTCTTCCAGGCGGGAGATTGTGCTTCTTTGGCCGTTTCTGTTTTACCCAATCCTTTTAGTTCAAAGTTCTCATCGGCTAGGCCTGTGTCATTGAAATCCTTAAAACCAGACTGCAGATCAGCCTGAGCAAGCCTTGTCCTTTCCTTTGAGACCTGTTGGTTCACTTTATCCGAGCCGAGGATGTCCGTATGGCTCTCGATCGTGATATGCCCTGGCGCCTGTGTGATCTGTCCGTTACCAAGGAGATTGCCAAGCCATCTTAGAAATTGATGTGTCTTCTCATCCAGTGCATCCGGTTTTGTTTTGGCATTCGGATGAACGATATCAATGGCAAAAATTCTTTGATCAAAACTGTTATATGTCACAACGACCTTCAGTCGCCATTTATGCATCGCTGCCTGAGGAATAAGGTTAACAAACCCCTCCCATTGCTCTCTCTGATCAGCATCTTTAAGGGCCTTTAGTTGAAGGGCCAGGAGGTTAGCGAGGGCTGTATCGTTTCCATTAGCGATCGCTTCCTTGACCTGTCTGTCGATCTCAGTCTTGGAAAGGGTGACGCTAATCTTGTTTTTGGAGAGCGATTTTCCTGACGGATCGAGTATTTCAAGTTCAAAGTTTGTGTTCCCAGAAGTGGTATCCTGAAAAACATAGACAATGTCACCAGCAGCCGATGGTTCTAATTGGAGGGATTGCATTTGGGTTTTTTTGTTCGGATCTGTCGCATCGACTTGGTAGAGATTCACGGTGAAGCGCTCACCGGCTTGAGACCGGACCTTGATCGGGATCTCAAGCCGTTGACCGGTTTCCACGGTGAATGATTCTTTATCACGTGGGGAGATCAGGCGTGATTGAGCCTCGATTTTATAAGTCGCCAGGACCTCATTGTTTGGTCCTTTGAGAATGACTTCACCGTCTCCGACAAAATCAGGTGTGAAGGAGATCTTGGCCAGATTGTTGGCATCTGTTGACCGGCCTGCCACGAGTTGTTTTGTGGTCCCTCCCTGTTTCAAATCGACGGAGAAGGTTGCTTTCTTGCTCAGGAGAGCGCTGATCTCGGTCGGGATACCATTAACCACCAATGTTTTAGGTGAAATCGGGCTCAAGATCCGCACTGGCAGGATCTCGCTTTTGACAAAATCTCCGAGGACATTCTCAAAGGTTTGTCTGCCCAAGTTTGGTTGAAGGAAATCATTGGCATAACTCCAAAGACCTGGAGTGGAGATAGCGTCGCCTCTTTTGATCAGAGCTTGTGCCGAGCGATCAGCGTCGAAGGTACCATCTGCCTTGTAATAAAGGTCATGAACCACCGCGATCGAGCCGTTGGCTTCATTGAGGACAGATTGCCCCTGGCGATCGGTGTCATTATCCGCCTTGACCTTGATCTGGACATGCGTGTCTCCACTGGCGTCTGA
It encodes:
- a CDS encoding Rieske (2Fe-2S) protein; the encoded protein is MGEFIKAINKSDVPANEGRVIEVKGKQIALFNVEGKICAIDNICVHRGGPLGEGSLDGTIVTCPWHGWQYDVTTGVSPVNPAAKVQTFPCKVEGNDILVEV
- a CDS encoding sodium:alanine symporter family protein, which codes for MAEFLQNLEKFLNDLSNWVWGPPLLILLVGTHLFLTVRLRFIQRHLWKAIKLSISRDKEGAGDVSQFGALTTALAATIGTGNIVGVATAVASGGPGAVLWMWLTGVFGIATKYGEALLAVKYRVLDEKGQMCGGPMYALERGLKAKWLGTLFAIFTSVAAFGIGNMVQANSISSMLHETFHVSPWISGIVMAILTAVVILGGIKSIARACEALVPFMAIFYVAGCIFILIKNASLLPETVRLIVSSAFTGQAAIGGFLGAGMKEAIRYGVARGLFSNESGLGSAPIVAAAAQTKNPVRQALVSSTGTFWDTVVVCAFTGLVVVSSGDWASGLKGAALTQSAFSHIPVVGPLVLTVGLLTFVFSTILGWSYYGEKAAEYLFGTKVIKPYRYLWVLAVLLGSVATLPMVWSFADIANGLMAIPNLISLVLLSGVIVKTTREYLWSGNLDKSEGN
- a CDS encoding MBL fold metallo-hydrolase, whose amino-acid sequence is MIYIQQLEVGMMKNFNYLIGDPETKECAYVDPAWEVDRLLGLAKKDGYQVRKILLTHRHFDHVEGVEKVVEQTGAEIFINHLDQEAVKKSQGKKILLTAGKEFPIGKLKVVAIHTPGHTPGSTCYLVEDLYLFTGDTLFQGNCGRCDLPGGDSRELFQSLQKLKGLDPTIKVYPGHDYGTKPVTTIDYERGHNPTMRADYFQAFEEIP
- a CDS encoding peroxiredoxin, whose protein sequence is MLQIGQPAPDFSADAVVVEEFKKVNLFDYKGKWVVLFFYPLDFTFVCPTEITAFSDNYGKFKELGAEVLGVSVDSKFSHLAWIKTPRKEGGLERLNFPLLADLSKQISRDYEVLLDAGIALRGVFIIDNNGKLRYKCVHDLGIGRNTDEVLRVLAAIQEVDKTGEVCPANWKPGSKKIKPDVVKSKEYFQGISSKA
- the moeB gene encoding molybdopterin-synthase adenylyltransferase MoeB, whose translation is MTTFSDLLKQVKKEIRELQPKEVEELAKKNPKTVLIDVREPEEWQGGIVPGAKTIARGFLELEIEDEVPDKESEVVCYCAGGIRSALAAKSLGQLGYKKVSSMIGGFNGWKNAGLPIETKKMLNQDQMTRYSRHLTLPEVGEEGQMKLLEAKILLIGAGGLGCPTAIYLAAAGVGTLGIVDFDQVDLTNLQRQILHREMDVGTPKTESARRAIAGINSQVKVITHAVKLNRDNVMEIIKEYDVIVNGCDNFPTRYLLNDACVLSKKPMVDGSIFRFEGQVTIFHPGKGPCYRCLYPLPPPPEMAPSCAEAGVLGVLPGIIGSIQAVEAIKLVLGKGESLVGRLLMYDALSQKFREMKVRRDPACPVCGENPTIKELIDYEGFCRI